Sequence from the Kineosporia succinea genome:
CCTTGTCCTTCTCGGCGTCCGCACCCGGCTTCTCGACCGAGTCGGGCTCGGTCGCAGCCCCGTCCACGGGCCCGCCCTCGGGAAGCGGGGTCCGGTACAGGGTGGTCTCCCGGCCGGGCCGCAGCCGGGACGAGACGACGAAGTAGGTGAGGCTGCCGGCGAACAGGAGGATCGCGGTCCACACGTTCAGTCTCAGACCTAGGATGTGGTTCGCCTCGTCGATGCGCAAGGTCTCGATGTATCCGCGTCCGATGCAGTACGTCATCACGTAGAGCGCGAACACCCGGCCGTGGCCCAGCTTGAAGCGGCGGTCGGCCCAGATGATGAAGAGCGCGGCGAGCACGTTCCAGACGCACTCGTACAGGAACGTCGCCTCGAAGTAGCCCTTCACCACCGGATCGCCCGCGGCGTTGCGGATGGCCTGACCGGTCGAGCTGTCCCACTCGTAGATCTTCAGCGCCAGCGGGTTGCTCTCGTCGAGCGCCTTGCCGTAGAGCTCGTTGTTGAACCAGTTGCCCCAGCGCCCGAACGCCTGCGCGAACAGGATCCCGGGGGCCAGCGCGTCGGCGAACGGCGGCAGCAGGATGCCCCGGCGGCGGCAGGCGATCCAGGCGCCCACCCCGCCCAGGAAGATCGCGCCCCAGATGCCGAGGCCGCCCTCCCAGATGTAGAGGGCGCGCACCGGGTCGCCGTTCTCGCCGAAGTACTGCTGCGGCGAGGTGACGACGTGGTAGAGCCGACCGCCCATCACCCCGAAAGGCACTGCCCAGGTGGCGATGTCGAGCACCACCGTGGGGTCACCGCCGCGCGCGGCCCAGCGCTTCTGGGCCACCCAGATCGCCAGGCCGATGCCGATCAGGATGCAGAGCGCGTAACCCCGCAGCGGCAGCGGCCCGAGGTGCCAGACCCCTTGCGTGGGACTCGGGATCGCCGCCAGCACAGTCCCGTTCATCGGACGGGCCCTCCAGTCCTTGGAATTCAGTTACGGCCGGCGCGGACGCCCTCGGCCAGTTTCGAGGACAGCTCGGCCACGGCACGCACGCCCGCGGCCGACGACGGGGCGTCGGCCAGGGCCCGCACGAATGCCGACCCCACGATCACCCCGTCGGCGAAACCGGCCACCTGCGAGGCCTGTTCGGCGTTGGAGACGCCCAGGCCCACGCACAGCGGCAGGTCGGTGACCGCGCGGGTGCGGCGGACCAGCACCTCGGCGGCGTCGTTCACGGTGGTGCGCACGCCGGTGACGCCCATGGTGGAGGCCACGTAGACGAAGCCCCGGCAGGCGGCCGCGGTCATCGCCAGCCGCCCGTCGGTGGAACTGGGAGCGACCAGGAAGACCCGGTCGAGGCCGTGCTCGTCGGAGGCGGCGACCCAGTCGGCGGCCTCCTCCGGGATCAGGTCGGGCGTGATCAGGCCCGCTCCCCCGGCGTTCGCCAGGTCGGCGGCCAGCTTCGGCACGCCGTAGCGGTCGACCAGGTTCCAGTACGACATCAGCAGCGCCGGGGCGCCGGCCTTGGCCACCGCCTCGGCGGCCACGATCGCGTCGCGCGGGCGGGCGCCGGCGACGAGCGACGACTCCACCGCGTGCTGGATGACCGGGCCGTCCATCAGCGGGTCGCTGTAGGGCACGCCGACCTCGACGATGTCGACGCCGTTCTCGACCATGGCCACCATGGCGGCGATCGAGGTGTCGTGATCGGGGAAACCGACCGGGAGATAACCGATCAGGGCGGCGCGGCCCTCCGCCTTGGCCTGGGCCAGCACCGGGGAAACGCTGCTCACTTCTCGTCCTTCTTCAGCTCGTCGGCGGCCACGACCCGCTCGGCCTCGGAGGCGATCAGGTCGGGTGTGGAGACCAGCCCGAACCAGCGGGCGGCGGTGTCCACGTCCTTGTCGCCGCGGCCGGACAGGTTCACCAGCACGATGCCGTCCGGCCCGAGCCGCCGGCCCTCGCGCAGGGCCCCGGCCAGGGCGTGCGAGCTCTCGATCGCCGGGATGATGCCCTCGGTGCGGCAGAGCAGCTGGAAGGCCTCCATCGCGTCGGCGTCGGTGACCGGCTCGTAGCGGGCCCGGCCGGACTCGGCCAGCCACGCGTGCTCCGGGCCGACGCCCGGGTAGTCGAGACCGGCCGAGATCGAGTGACTCTCGATGGTCTGGCCGTCGTCGTCCTGCAGGATGAAGGTGCGGTTGCCGTGGAGCACGCCCGCCGCGCCACCGGTGATCGAGCTGGCGTGACGGCCCGTCTCGACGCCGTCGCCGCCGGCCTCGAGGCCGAGCAGCTCGACCGAGGGGTCGTCGAGGAAGGCGTGGAAGATGCCGATGGCGTTCGAGCCGCCGCCGACGCAGGCGGTGACCACGTCGGGCAGGCGGCCGGTGAGGGCCAGGACCTGCTCGCGGGCCTCCTCGCCGATGATCTTGTGGAACTCGCGCACCATGGTCGGGAACGGGTGCGGGCCCGCGACCGTGCCGAGCAGGTAGTGGGTGGTGTCGACGTTCGTCACCCAGTCGCGCATGGCCTCGTTGATCGCGTCCTTGAGAGTGCGCGAGCCGGCCGTCACCGGGATCACCTCGGCGCCGAGAAGGCGCATGCGGGCGACGTTCAGGGCCTGGCGCCGGGTGTCTTCCTCGCCCATGTAGACCACGCACTCGAGGCCCATCAGCGCGGCCGCGGTGGCCGTGGCCACGCCGTGCTGACCGGCGCCGGTCTCGGCGATCACGCGCTTCTTGCCCATGCGCCGGGTGAGCAGCGCCTGGCCGAGCACGTTGTTGATCTTGTGCGAACCGGTGTGGTTCAGGTCCTCGCGCTTGAGCAGCACCCGGGCGCCGCCGGCGTGCTTCGCGAACCGGGGCGCCTCGGTGAGGATGCTCGGGCGGCCCGAGTAGGTGCGGTGCAGCTCGTCGAGCTCGGCGATGAACGCCGGGTCGACGGCGGCCGCGCCGAACGCGGCGTCGAGCTCGTCCAGGGCGGCCACGAGGGCCTCCGGCACGAAACGGCCACCGAAACGGCCGAAGTACGGGCCGACGGCGTCACGCAGCCGGGCGGAGGTGTCTGTCATCGCTTCAGTTCTGCTCGGCGTCGGTTCGGATGGTGCGGCGTGCACGTTCTTCGAGCTCTGCGGTTCCGGTGCTGCGAGTTCCAGGCCCACGGGCCCGCGGGTTCCAGGCCTGCGGGCCCGGGGTTTCGGGCCTGCGGGCCCGGGGTTTCGGGCCTGCGGGCCCGGGGTTTCGGGGGCTGCGGTTCAGCCCCGCCCGGCCCGCAGCGCCGGGTGGGAGCCGGCCGCGACCAGGTCGGCGACGGCACCGCGGGGGTTGTTGCCGATCACCAGGCTCTCACCCACCAGCACCGCGTGGGCGCCCGAGCGGGCATAGTCGAGCACGTCGTGCGGGCCGCGGACCCCGGACTCGGCGATCCGCACGATGCCCGAGGGGATGGTGGGGGCCAGGCGCGCGAAGGTGTTGCGGTCGACCTCGAGCGTCTTGAGGTTGCGGGCGTTGACCCCGATCACCGTGGCGCCGGCGTCGACCGCGCGCTTGACCTCTTCCTCGTCGTGCACCTCGACCAGGGGGGTCATGCCGACCGACTGCACCCGCTCGATCAGCGAGACCAGGGCCTCCTGCTCGAGCGCGGCCACGATCAGCAGGATGGCGTCGGCACCGGTGGCCCGGGCCTCCCACACCTGGTAGCTGGTGAACACGAAGTCCTTGCGCAGCACCGGTACGTCGACCGCCGCGCGCACGTTGGCGAGGTCTTCGAGGCTGCCCCCGAAGCGGTGCTTCTCGGTGAGGACGCTGATGACGGAGGCGCCACCGGACTCGTACTCACCGGCCAGGCCCGCCGGGTCGCTGATCTCGGCCAGGGAACCCTTGCTCGGGCTCGACCGTTTCACCTCAGCGATCACCTTGACGGTGTCGCCGTGCCGCAGCACCGACTCGGCCGGCTTCGCCGAGGGCAGCTGAGCGGCCCGTTCCTGCAGCTTCTCCAGGGGGGTGACCGCCTGGCGTTCCGCCAGGTCAGCTTTGACCCCGACGAGGATCTCATCGAGCACAGTCACACAAGGCTCCTCGTCAAATCGCTCGTCACGCGGTGGTGTCAACCCGTCGATGGTACCGATTCCCAGAGGGTGCTCCGGTCCCTACCGTCTGCTGCGACCCCCTGGTCACGTCTGCTATGGGGCTCGCAGCAGGTTCGTGACGGGCTCACGGTGCCAGGTACTCCAGCCCCGGCAGATTGCGCAGTACCGCGAAAAGAATAAGGCCGAACAACAGGGCCGGAGGTCCCCAGACCCGGATACCCGCACGTAGGCGCCCCTTCGGGTCGGGTCCGGGCGTGTCGTTCCGTGACGTTGCGGCCGGGTCGGCCGAAGACGTCGCGGCTGTTCTCAGGGTGCTTGCGGACGTGCTGGTCGCCCGGGTGCCCGCCGCCCCTCGGGCACGCAGGAACCACCGGAACCACAGGCCCACCACGACCGGCACCGCGAGGGTGACCACGAGGTTCGAGGACAGGGCGCCCGCCACGTCGGCGCGGGTGAGGTCGTGCACGGCCCGCAGACCGCCGCAGCCGGGGCAGAAGAAGCCGGTCAGGGCCAGGATCGGGCAGCCCGGGTAGTGGCCGGGACGGTTCGGGTCGACGGCGGCCAGGTAGCCGACGGCGCCCGCTGCGGCGGCGGCGACGGCCAGTGGGCGCACCAGGGCCCGGCCCTGGTCACTCACGGTCCGCCGCCGGCGCCGGTCGCGATGCGGGGAGACTGCTCGTGGAACGGCCTCAGACCTTGATGACGACGGTCTTGGCGACCATGTCGTGCCAGCCCTGGTTGCGGCCGCTGGAGTCGAAGAACGGCGAGATGTAGACCACGAACTGGCCGATGCCGCAGGCCAGGCCACCGACGGTGGGGATCAGCCAGCGCAGCAGCGACGGGACCCAGCCGGGGAGCTGGCCGTCTTCGATGCGCACGACGCGCACGCCCAGCACCATCTTGCCGACCGTGGCGCCCTTCAGCGCGATCATCACGATCTGGTAGACGAGCGGGATGATGAACGCCAGCGCGTAGAAGCCCAGCAGGCCGGCCGCGAGGCCTTCGCCGCCGGTCGTGGTCACCGTGCCGTCGGCGTCGGTGGTGGTGGTGATGTCGCCGTTCATCAGCGGGAGGCCGAGCAGGAGCACGGCCAGGATGCCGAGCACGACGCTGAGGATCAGGCCGTCGATGAGCTGCGCGCTCAGACGGCGGCCCATGCTCGCGAACTCGACGTTGGCGGGGATGTTGCTGCCCGGCTGCCCCAGCGGCGAGCCGTAGGTGCTCTGCCCCGGCTGGCCGTAGGGGTTGGAGCCGTAGCCCTGCCCGTACTGCGGCTGGGCGCCGTACTGACCCGGCTGACCGTAGGGCTGACCCTGCTGGCCGTACTGCGGCTGCTGGCCGGGCTGGCCGTAGGTCGGCTGCTGACCGGGCTGGCCGTAGGTCGGCTGCGGGCCCGACTGACCCGGCTGACCGTACGGCGGCTGGCCGTACTGGCCCGGCTGGTTCTGGCCCGGCTGGTTCTGGCCCGGCTGGTTCTGGCCCGGCTGGTTCTGGCCCGGCTGGTTCTGGCCCGGCGCGCCGTACTCCGGCTGGCCGTACTGGCCCGGCTGGCCCGGGTTCTGCTGGCCGTACTGCGGCGGCTGCTGCCCGTAGGACGGCGGGTTCTGGCCTCCGCGCTGCTCCGGGTTGCCGGATTCGCCGTTCTCGGGGTCGCGCGGCGGATTCGATCCGTACTCGGACATGGTCACCTCATGGTCGCTGCGGGCCGGGTGGCCCAGGTCGAATCGCAGGTTACCGGCCAGTGATCACCACCTGCGCACCGAACGCCCGGATCGGGACAGAAGCCACACCGGCCGGGCCCCTCACCGGAACTCCTCCCCGGCCAACGTGTTCCGTGGACCAGGGGTGCCCGGTGCGGGCCAGGTGCGGCGACCTTGTTATCCGGACGTGATCTCCGGCGATCCGTGACCTGGTGACTCAGTGACGCTGGGCGCCGAAGCCCATCGCCCCGAGGACCTTGCCGGCCGCCGGGCCCACCACACAGGCGATGACCATGCCGGTGATGAACAGCCACAGGTAGTCGGTGAAGCCGATGCCCACCGCGATGCTCGCGAGCAGCGCGCCGACCAGGACGATCACGACCGCGACCCACGCGGCGACGGAGTGCCCGTGCCCGTACGGGTCGTGGAAGTCCTGCTCCGCAGGCTTCGGGTGCTGTTCCTTGGTGCCGGCCATTGCGTCCCCTTTCAGATGGCCCACATTCTGTCAGCTCAAATCAGCTCGGGCCGGGAGGGACGATATCGGGTCGCCGGTGACGTCCTGCGCTGTACCCCGTTCGGGCCAGGGGATGTCGGTCACGCCGGCCAGGACATCAGTCCTTCGTGCCGCCCTCGTCCGCCGGTTCCTCGTCCGTCGTCAGGTCCTCGCCGCGGTTCTGCGCGTCCCACACGTCCGCCGAACTCGACCATCCACCGACCGCCGCACCCGACGCGTCCGCCGTTGTGCCGCCCCTGGCCCCCCGGACCCCGGCACCGGACCGGACGCCCTCGCCCGGCCCCGAACCGGTGGCGGCCCCCTCACGTTCGAACCGGCGCCCGCTGACCGCCCAGGCCCGGCTGCCGAGCACCCCGAGCAGACCGGCCAGTGCGATCACCACCGCACCGACGACGTAGATCCAGCCCCAGGCGTTCGTGCTGACCTCGAGGTCGAAGCCACCGGCCAGGTCACCACCCAGGCTGAGGGTGTCGCGCAGCGCGTCGGCGGCGGCCTGGTCGGGATCGTTGAGCGTGCCGACGCCGCTGACGGCGAGCGCCACCCCGGCCACCAGCACCCCGAACGGGATCAGGAAACGCACCACGCGCCCGGCGATGGTGAGCACGAGCGACGCGGCGGCCACGGCGATCGCGACGGCGGCCCCGGCCGGGGCGGCGGTGCCCCCGGTGATGTCGATGTCGCCGAACGAGGCCAGGCTCGCCACCCGCACACTGCCCCAGGGACGCGAGACACCGAGCATGATCAGCCCGGCGCCGAGCAGCCCGAGCAGCACCACGGTGCGCCGGCCGGTCAAGGTCGCGGTGCTCACCGTGGCCCGTCCGCCGCCTCGACCCGCTGCATGGTCGCGGCCACGTGCACCGCGCGCAGGACGGCCGCCGCCTTGTTGCGGCACTCCTCGTCCTCCTTCTCGGCCACCGAGTCCGCGACGATGCCCGCGCCGGCCTGCACGTGGGCGACCCCCTCACGCAGCAGCGCGGTGCGGATGGCGATGGCGAAGTCCATGTCACCGGCCACGTCGAGGTAGCCGACGACGCCGCCGTAGATCCCGCGGGTGACCGGCTCGAGCTCGTCGATCAGCTGCATGGCCCGGGGTTTCGGGGCCCCGGACAGGGTGCCGGCGGGGAAGGTCGCGCGCAGCACGTCGTAGGCGCTGCGGCCGGGGGCGAGCTGCCCCTCGACGGTCGAGACCAGGTGCATGACGTGGCTGTAGCGCTCGACCTCCATGAAGTCGACGACCTCGACCGTGCCCGCGGTGCAGACCTTTCCGAGGTCGTTGCGGGCCAGGTCGACGAGCATCAGGTGCTCGGCGCGCTCCTTGGTGTCGGCGAGCAGTTCCTCGGCCAGGTCGTTGTCCTCGCCGGCGGTGGCCCCGCGCGGGCGGGTGCCGGCGATCGGGTGCGTGATCGCCCGGCCGCCGGTGACCTTGACCAGGGCCTCCGGGCTGGAACCGACCACCGCCAGCTCGCGGCCGACGGCGTCCTCGGTGCGGTAGAGGTACATGTACGGGCTGGGGTTGGACGCGCGCAGCACCCGGTAGACCTCGACCGCGTCGGCCGGGCAGTCCAGGTCGAAGCGCTGCGAGAGCACCACCTGGAAGACCTCGCCGTCGACGATGGCGCGCTTGCCGGCGGCCACCGCGTCGAGGTACGCCTCACGCCGGGTGCGCTCGCGGGGCTGGACCTTCTTCGGGGCCCGGGCGTGCGTGGCGACGGTGCTGGGGGCGGGCTCGGCCAGCTGGGCCGTCATCCGGTCGAGGCGGGCGACGGCGTCGGCCCAGGCCTCGTCGACGCGCTCGTCGGTGCCGTCGTAGTTGACGGCGTTGGCGATGAGCAGCAGCGAGCCGTCGGTGTGGTCGAGCACGGCCAGGTCGGTGGCCAGGCTCATGGCCAGCTCCGGCACCTCGAGCTCGTCGAGCGGCGGGTGCGGCAGCTTCTCCCAGCGGCGCACGGCCTCCCAGCCCACGTAGCCGACCATGCCGCCGGTGAGCGGGGGCAGGCCGGGCAGGCGGGGGGCGCGCAGGGCCTCGACGGTGTCGCGCAGCGCGGCCAGCGGGTCTCCCCCGGTGGGGACGCCGGCGGGCGGGTCACCGATCCAGTGGGCCACGCCGTCGCGGGTGGTCAGGGTGGCGCGACTGGCGGCGCCGACGATGCTCCAGCGCGACCAGACGCCGCCGTGCTCGGCCGACTCCAGCAGGAACGTGCCGGAGCGGTCACCGGCGAGCTTGCGGTAGACGCCGATCGGGGTCTCGCCGTCGGCCAGGAACTTGCGCACCACCGGGATCACCCGGCGGTCGGCGGCCAGGCGCCGGAAACCCTCGACGCTGGGCCAGGTCTCGCCGAAGCCGAGGTCGGTGGGGGTGTCGTTCTCGATGGTGGACGCGGTGGTCGGGGTGGTCACGCGCGGGTCTCCTCAGGCTGCTCGGGGGTGAGCACGGGGCCGGTGACGACGTCGAGGCGGTCGGCGTCGAAGCAGGTGCGGTCACCGGTGTGGCAGGCGGCGCCGACCTGGTCGACGGTGACCAGCAGCGCGTCGCCGTCACAGTCCAGGGCCACGGACTTCACCCACTGCACGTGGCCGGAGGTGTCGCCCTTGCGCCAGTACTCCTGCCGGCTGCGGCTCCAGAACGTGACGCGGCCGCTGGTGGTCGTGCGGTGCAGGGCCTCGTCGTCCATCCAGCCGACCATGAGCACCTCGCGGGTGTCCCACTGCTGGACGACGGCGCAGACCAGGCCGTCGGCGGTGCGGCGCAGCCGCGCGGCGAGAGGGTCGGCCAGAGGA
This genomic interval carries:
- the lgt gene encoding prolipoprotein diacylglyceryl transferase: MNGTVLAAIPSPTQGVWHLGPLPLRGYALCILIGIGLAIWVAQKRWAARGGDPTVVLDIATWAVPFGVMGGRLYHVVTSPQQYFGENGDPVRALYIWEGGLGIWGAIFLGGVGAWIACRRRGILLPPFADALAPGILFAQAFGRWGNWFNNELYGKALDESNPLALKIYEWDSSTGQAIRNAAGDPVVKGYFEATFLYECVWNVLAALFIIWADRRFKLGHGRVFALYVMTYCIGRGYIETLRIDEANHILGLRLNVWTAILLFAGSLTYFVVSSRLRPGRETTLYRTPLPEGGPVDGAATEPDSVEKPGADAEKDKDGADPAGKGAGEEARTAARESGD
- the trpA gene encoding tryptophan synthase subunit alpha: MSSVSPVLAQAKAEGRAALIGYLPVGFPDHDTSIAAMVAMVENGVDIVEVGVPYSDPLMDGPVIQHAVESSLVAGARPRDAIVAAEAVAKAGAPALLMSYWNLVDRYGVPKLAADLANAGGAGLITPDLIPEEAADWVAASDEHGLDRVFLVAPSSTDGRLAMTAAACRGFVYVASTMGVTGVRTTVNDAAEVLVRRTRAVTDLPLCVGLGVSNAEQASQVAGFADGVIVGSAFVRALADAPSSAAGVRAVAELSSKLAEGVRAGRN
- the trpB gene encoding tryptophan synthase subunit beta; translated protein: MTDTSARLRDAVGPYFGRFGGRFVPEALVAALDELDAAFGAAAVDPAFIAELDELHRTYSGRPSILTEAPRFAKHAGGARVLLKREDLNHTGSHKINNVLGQALLTRRMGKKRVIAETGAGQHGVATATAAALMGLECVVYMGEEDTRRQALNVARMRLLGAEVIPVTAGSRTLKDAINEAMRDWVTNVDTTHYLLGTVAGPHPFPTMVREFHKIIGEEAREQVLALTGRLPDVVTACVGGGSNAIGIFHAFLDDPSVELLGLEAGGDGVETGRHASSITGGAAGVLHGNRTFILQDDDGQTIESHSISAGLDYPGVGPEHAWLAESGRARYEPVTDADAMEAFQLLCRTEGIIPAIESSHALAGALREGRRLGPDGIVLVNLSGRGDKDVDTAARWFGLVSTPDLIASEAERVVAADELKKDEK
- the trpC gene encoding indole-3-glycerol phosphate synthase TrpC, with the translated sequence MTVLDEILVGVKADLAERQAVTPLEKLQERAAQLPSAKPAESVLRHGDTVKVIAEVKRSSPSKGSLAEISDPAGLAGEYESGGASVISVLTEKHRFGGSLEDLANVRAAVDVPVLRKDFVFTSYQVWEARATGADAILLIVAALEQEALVSLIERVQSVGMTPLVEVHDEEEVKRAVDAGATVIGVNARNLKTLEVDRNTFARLAPTIPSGIVRIAESGVRGPHDVLDYARSGAHAVLVGESLVIGNNPRGAVADLVAAGSHPALRAGRG
- a CDS encoding DUF2752 domain-containing protein; the protein is MSDQGRALVRPLAVAAAAAGAVGYLAAVDPNRPGHYPGCPILALTGFFCPGCGGLRAVHDLTRADVAGALSSNLVVTLAVPVVVGLWFRWFLRARGAAGTRATSTSASTLRTAATSSADPAATSRNDTPGPDPKGRLRAGIRVWGPPALLFGLILFAVLRNLPGLEYLAP
- a CDS encoding RDD family protein, with translation MSEYGSNPPRDPENGESGNPEQRGGQNPPSYGQQPPQYGQQNPGQPGQYGQPEYGAPGQNQPGQNQPGQNQPGQNQPGQNQPGQYGQPPYGQPGQSGPQPTYGQPGQQPTYGQPGQQPQYGQQGQPYGQPGQYGAQPQYGQGYGSNPYGQPGQSTYGSPLGQPGSNIPANVEFASMGRRLSAQLIDGLILSVVLGILAVLLLGLPLMNGDITTTTDADGTVTTTGGEGLAAGLLGFYALAFIIPLVYQIVMIALKGATVGKMVLGVRVVRIEDGQLPGWVPSLLRWLIPTVGGLACGIGQFVVYISPFFDSSGRNQGWHDMVAKTVVIKV
- a CDS encoding HGxxPAAW family protein, with the translated sequence MAGTKEQHPKPAEQDFHDPYGHGHSVAAWVAVVIVLVGALLASIAVGIGFTDYLWLFITGMVIACVVGPAAGKVLGAMGFGAQRH
- a CDS encoding Trp biosynthesis-associated membrane protein, which gives rise to MSTATLTGRRTVVLLGLLGAGLIMLGVSRPWGSVRVASLASFGDIDITGGTAAPAGAAVAIAVAAASLVLTIAGRVVRFLIPFGVLVAGVALAVSGVGTLNDPDQAAADALRDTLSLGGDLAGGFDLEVSTNAWGWIYVVGAVVIALAGLLGVLGSRAWAVSGRRFEREGAATGSGPGEGVRSGAGVRGARGGTTADASGAAVGGWSSSADVWDAQNRGEDLTTDEEPADEGGTKD
- a CDS encoding anthranilate synthase component I, encoding MTTPTTASTIENDTPTDLGFGETWPSVEGFRRLAADRRVIPVVRKFLADGETPIGVYRKLAGDRSGTFLLESAEHGGVWSRWSIVGAASRATLTTRDGVAHWIGDPPAGVPTGGDPLAALRDTVEALRAPRLPGLPPLTGGMVGYVGWEAVRRWEKLPHPPLDELEVPELAMSLATDLAVLDHTDGSLLLIANAVNYDGTDERVDEAWADAVARLDRMTAQLAEPAPSTVATHARAPKKVQPRERTRREAYLDAVAAGKRAIVDGEVFQVVLSQRFDLDCPADAVEVYRVLRASNPSPYMYLYRTEDAVGRELAVVGSSPEALVKVTGGRAITHPIAGTRPRGATAGEDNDLAEELLADTKERAEHLMLVDLARNDLGKVCTAGTVEVVDFMEVERYSHVMHLVSTVEGQLAPGRSAYDVLRATFPAGTLSGAPKPRAMQLIDELEPVTRGIYGGVVGYLDVAGDMDFAIAIRTALLREGVAHVQAGAGIVADSVAEKEDEECRNKAAAVLRAVHVAATMQRVEAADGPR
- the hisI gene encoding phosphoribosyl-AMP cyclohydrolase, which gives rise to MSATPQNPVNSPLADPLAARLRRTADGLVCAVVQQWDTREVLMVGWMDDEALHRTTTSGRVTFWSRSRQEYWRKGDTSGHVQWVKSVALDCDGDALLVTVDQVGAACHTGDRTCFDADRLDVVTGPVLTPEQPEETRA